Proteins from a single region of Nerophis ophidion isolate RoL-2023_Sa linkage group LG10, RoL_Noph_v1.0, whole genome shotgun sequence:
- the fam113 gene encoding PC-esterase domain-containing protein 1A isoform X5 yields the protein MDQMKLVGHHHLSKLFHNKFIVVLGDSIQRSVYKDIVLLLQQEKYLNNSQLKKKGEMSFEQDCLVEGGCLSELHNGTSYREVRQYQSTHHLVRFYFVTRIFSDYMKSILRDFRHGLKPDLVIVNSCVWDISRHCLKWNENYKENLNQFFEELNEILPKESLVIWNLTMPLAETIKGGFLVPEISNKASHLRHDVVEANFYSKTLANAYKLDVLDLHFHFRFSLHHRTRDGIHWNALAHRQITTLLTQHVADAWGVELPPLKANIPVTNQLPVHHTVPRHEVCPPRKNYHRNPAPFMNSKFNPMPYWYENGPFQQSHFTRHSLPDEYSHRPMPSNTHFGDGYKPRPYVMKNRHSRHYFMPYTSHRPGQQYSDEYFYQDVYF from the exons TTCAGCGGTCCGTCTACAAAGACATTGTCCTGCTTTTACAGCAGGAGAAATACCTCAACAACTCACAACTCAAGAAAAAG GGCGAGATGAGCTTTGAACAGGACTGCCTGGTGGAAGGTGGTTGCCTGAGCGAATTGCACAATGGCACATCTTATCGAGAGGTCCGGCAGTATCAGTCCACACACCACCTGGTCCGGTTCTACTTTGTGACACGCATCTTCTCAGACTACATGAAGAGCATCTTGAGAGACTTCCGCCATGGTTTGAAACCAGATTTGGTCATAGTCAATTCCTGTGTTTGGGACATTTCAAG GCATTGTTTAAAATGGAATGAGAACTACAAGGAGAACCTCAATCAGTTCTTTGAAGAGCTGAACGAGATCCTGCCAAAAGAAAGCTTGGTAATATGGAACCTCACCATGCCCCTGGCAGAGACGATCAAAGGTGGCTTCCTGGTTCCTGAG ATTTCGAACAAAGCATCCCATCTACGCCACGATGTGGTTGAAGCCAACTTCTACAGCAAAACCCTTGCCAACGCCTACAAATTGGACGTGCTGGATCTCCACTTCCACTTTCGCTTTTCCCTGCATCATCGCACTCGTGACGGTATCCACTGGAATGCCCTGGCTCACCGCCAGATAACCACCCTGTTGACACAACATGTCGCAGATGCTTGGGGAGTGGAACTGCCACCTTTAAAAG CAAACATTCCTGTTACTAATCAGCTGCCAGTCCATCATACTGTTCCCAGGCATGAAG TGTGCCCCCCAAGAAAAAATTACCATCGTAATCCTGCACCCTTCATGAACTCCAAGTTTAACCCCATGCCATACTGGTACGAAAATGGACCATTCCAGCAATCTCACTTTACTCGACACTCACTGCCAGACG AGTATTCTCATCGCCCCATGCCTTCGAATACACATTTTGGAGATGGGTACAAGCCCCGCCCTTACGTGATGAAGAACAGACACAGCAGGCACTACTTTATGCCATACACTAGTCACAGGCCCGGTCAGCAGTACTCTGATGAATACTTTTACCAAGATGTTTATTTTTAG